ATAAAATTAAATCAGGGCGTTCCCCTCGCCTTCGCCAAAGCTTAGGCTCAGGTCGGCGCCCGGCCGCACCCAGGAGGGGGTGTGAGTGCAGATCGTCCCGCGCCGCGCTATAATGTTTTGATTGACACGATCAGCGTGCGCCGCGGGAAAGCTACACCCCCGGGGGAAACTTCCCCCTAAAAAGATTTAGATTGTAAAAATACATCCTGAATCCTTACCCTTTTTATTTGTCCATTCAAGATAGTATGTTTAATAACAATAATACGTGCATCGTGCCGAAATAACCGCGCAAAGAACAACGAATCATGCCGCGTTCAATTGATTTCAGGATCGACTTTCTCACTCCGGTCAGCGTCATTCCCGGCCTGGGAACCACACGGACCGCCGCGCTCAGCGAATCGGGCATATTCACCCTCGGCGATCTTCTGTACCATTTTCCGCGCCGCTACATAGACCGGTCCAAGATAACTCCACTATCCGAATGCCACAACCAGATCGGTTCTGTGGTCAACGTGATCGGAGAGATCACCAGAACACGGGTCGAGCGCGGCAGGCGGCCGCGGTTCAGGATACAGCTTTCCGACGCGACCGGCACCATGGAAGCTCTCTGGTTCGCCGGCATCCCGTATTTCCGCAACGTCCTGAGCGTGGGCCAGCGCGTGCTCTGCACCGGAACGGTCTCGTACCACACCCGCGTGCAGATGGTCCACCCGCAGACCGAACGGCTGGCCGAAAACGCGCAGGTGCCCGACGTGCTGTTCCTTCCGGTGTACCCGCTCTCGCTTGCCATGGAAAACGCGGGGATCGGCCAGAAGCTGTTGCGCAAGTCAATCGACTGGGCGCTGCGGAACATCCAGCACTTTCCGCAGCTGCTGCCGCACGCCATCGAGGAGAAACGGGGCTTCCCGCCGCTTGACAAATGCATTTCGGCGCTCCACCGTCCCGCCGACCCCCGGCGCCTTGACGCCTTTAACGCACGCCTGGTATACGAGGAACTCTACAAGCTCGCCCTCACTCTACGCTGGAGCAGGCGCAAGTTCGCGCTTCCGGGCCGGAGCATGGAACCGGGCGCGCTTCCACAAAAAATCGAGCGACTGCTTCCCTTCACGCTCAGCGACGGCCAGAAAAAGGCCGTTGCCGTGCTGCATGCCGACGCGGCCGGCGACCGGCGCATGCACCGGCTCCTGCAGGGCGACGTGGGATCGGGCAAGACCGTGGTGGCGTTTTTCGCGTGCCTGCCCGCGCTCAACCAGGGTATGCAGGTTGCATGGCTCGTGCCCACCGAAATCCTCGCCCGCCAGGCGTTCACGACGCTCTCGCGGTGGCTCGATCAGCTTGACATACGGCATGACCTGCTCACGGGCCGGAGCGCGCCGGCCGACCGTGCAGCCATCGCCAAGGGGCTTTCCGGCGGCGGCCTCAGGTTCCTGGTGGGCACCCATGCGCTGCTGCAGCCGTGGGT
This region of Chitinivibrionales bacterium genomic DNA includes:
- a CDS encoding ATP-dependent DNA helicase RecG produces the protein MPRSIDFRIDFLTPVSVIPGLGTTRTAALSESGIFTLGDLLYHFPRRYIDRSKITPLSECHNQIGSVVNVIGEITRTRVERGRRPRFRIQLSDATGTMEALWFAGIPYFRNVLSVGQRVLCTGTVSYHTRVQMVHPQTERLAENAQVPDVLFLPVYPLSLAMENAGIGQKLLRKSIDWALRNIQHFPQLLPHAIEEKRGFPPLDKCISALHRPADPRRLDAFNARLVYEELYKLALTLRWSRRKFALPGRSMEPGALPQKIERLLPFTLSDGQKKAVAVLHADAAGDRRMHRLLQGDVGSGKTVVAFFACLPALNQGMQVAWLVPTEILARQAFTTLSRWLDQLDIRHDLLTGRSAPADRAAIAKGLSGGGLRFLVGTHALLQPWVKFRKLGMIVIDEQHKFGAQQRLLLAEKDAAADLLVMSATPIPQTLAKTLYGDLDVVSLQSLPAGRMPVSTHLVPENKRGDMERFVLKEIQTNGGQVFHVVPRIERDDGPDEDQNLKDVQTVYDSLKKGAFSEIEMALVHGQTDPDERQEIMKKFAAGKIKALVATTIIEVGIDIPAATILIVENAERFGLSQLHQLRGRVGRSPKKSYCFLLADAAEGTPAHKRLSYFCAHHNGFDIAEMDLSMRGPGEVAGFRQSGWENLRMADILRDARLFNEIQNDLDELFLKTASLPGR